The Labilithrix sp. genome contains a region encoding:
- a CDS encoding sigma 54-interacting transcriptional regulator, with product MGYVSPEVPILKWFPPAGSPRTYVLYKPVSTIGRALGNDVAVATAGIGETHAQVLFDGRDFNLEEVDKGGEILINGKKKRRARLVHGDRITLGDAELQFSIFDEPQSAARASAASPSSPSAGAETTAQLTAVRKLHEFSEKLMTLKDLDELLEAMLDTVIDITGAEKGLVLLLDDAYGSDGSPSGQAGKPVIRASRQVNREAITDTTGAISDSIVRRVLESGRPVIVSDALSDDVFRTSESVVALRLSSVMCAPLVSQGHVTGALYVGNDRVKGLFQKGQLDLLSIFAGQASLILQNAMLLSALRADKEKLAAELKDKRFGDIIGVCPSMMEVFRKLQKVATTDISVLITGETGTGKELIARELHRRSNRASGPFIVINCGAIPENLIESELFGHVKGAFTGAIASRPGKFQAADKGTLFLDEIGELPLNLQVKLLRALQERVVFRVGDSKPEKVDIRVVAATNRILEEEIKGGRFREDLYYRLNVVNIWLPPLRDRGDDVLIIAKALLSKYAEELHSPVQGFTPQALASIRKNNWPGNIRQLENRIKKALVLCDKTLLGVEDLELDQAGESSILPLEKAKEEFQRKYVLEILERNNGNRTQTARDLGVDPRTIFRYLEREANPMPSGAGGSPSSTKPE from the coding sequence TTGGGATATGTTTCGCCAGAAGTGCCGATCCTCAAGTGGTTCCCCCCTGCGGGCTCGCCGCGCACCTACGTGCTCTACAAGCCGGTCTCCACGATCGGTCGAGCGCTCGGGAACGACGTCGCCGTCGCGACGGCCGGCATCGGTGAGACGCACGCGCAGGTGCTGTTCGACGGCCGCGACTTCAACCTCGAAGAGGTCGACAAAGGCGGCGAGATCCTCATCAACGGGAAGAAGAAGCGCCGCGCGCGCCTCGTCCACGGCGACCGCATCACGCTCGGCGACGCGGAGCTCCAGTTCAGCATCTTCGACGAGCCGCAGTCCGCCGCGCGCGCGTCCGCCGCCTCCCCCTCGTCGCCGTCGGCCGGCGCGGAGACCACCGCCCAGCTCACCGCGGTGCGGAAGCTCCACGAGTTCAGCGAGAAGCTGATGACGCTGAAGGACCTCGACGAGCTGCTCGAGGCGATGCTCGACACCGTCATCGACATCACCGGCGCGGAGAAGGGCCTCGTCCTCCTCCTCGACGACGCGTACGGCTCGGACGGCTCGCCGTCGGGCCAGGCCGGCAAGCCCGTCATCCGCGCGTCGCGGCAGGTGAACCGCGAGGCGATCACCGACACGACCGGCGCGATCTCGGACAGCATCGTGCGCCGCGTCCTCGAGAGCGGCCGCCCCGTCATCGTGTCGGACGCGCTCTCGGACGACGTGTTCCGCACCTCGGAGAGCGTCGTCGCGCTCCGCCTCTCGAGCGTCATGTGCGCGCCGCTCGTCTCGCAGGGCCACGTCACCGGCGCGCTCTACGTCGGCAACGATCGGGTGAAGGGCCTCTTCCAGAAGGGCCAGCTCGATCTCCTCTCCATCTTCGCCGGCCAGGCCTCGCTCATCTTGCAGAACGCGATGCTCCTCAGCGCGCTCCGCGCCGACAAGGAGAAGCTCGCGGCGGAGCTGAAGGACAAGCGCTTCGGCGACATCATCGGCGTCTGCCCGTCGATGATGGAGGTGTTCCGCAAGCTGCAGAAGGTGGCGACGACGGACATCTCCGTCCTCATCACGGGCGAGACCGGCACCGGCAAGGAGCTCATCGCGCGCGAGCTGCATCGCCGCTCGAACCGCGCGTCGGGCCCGTTCATCGTCATCAACTGCGGCGCGATCCCGGAGAACCTGATCGAGAGCGAGCTCTTCGGCCACGTGAAGGGCGCCTTCACCGGCGCGATCGCCTCCCGCCCCGGCAAGTTCCAGGCGGCGGACAAGGGCACGCTCTTCCTCGACGAGATCGGCGAGCTGCCGCTGAACCTCCAGGTGAAGCTCCTCCGCGCGCTGCAGGAGCGCGTCGTCTTCCGCGTCGGCGACAGCAAGCCGGAGAAGGTCGACATCCGCGTCGTCGCCGCGACGAACCGTATCCTCGAGGAGGAGATCAAGGGCGGCCGGTTCCGCGAGGACCTCTACTACCGCCTCAACGTCGTCAACATCTGGCTCCCCCCGCTCCGCGACCGCGGCGACGACGTGCTCATCATCGCGAAGGCGCTCCTCTCGAAGTACGCGGAGGAGCTGCACTCGCCGGTGCAGGGCTTCACCCCCCAAGCCCTCGCCTCCATCCGCAAGAACAACTGGCCCGGCAACATCCGCCAGCTCGAGAACCGCATCAAGAAGGCGCTCGTCCTCTGCGACAAGACCCTCCTCGGCGTCGAGGACCTCGAGCTCGATCAAGCCGGCGAGAGCTCCATCTTGCCGCTCGAGAAAGCGAAGGAGGAGTTCCAGCGAAAGTACGTGCTGGAGATCCTCGAGCGCAACAACGGCAACCGCACCCAAACCGCACGCGACCTCGGCGTCGACCCCCGCACGATCTTCCGCTACCTCGAGCGCGAGGCGAACCCGATGCCGAGCGGCGCCGGCGGCAGCCCAAGCAGCACGAAGCCGGAGTAG